A single genomic interval of Brevibacillus brevis harbors:
- a CDS encoding GGDEF domain-containing protein, with translation MVKKLDITTLISQHGDILTSLFDHMSDMFFLMAVEQDADEEYQFRYVLMNPSAMHVAQLCEEAYGKTFEDVYPHEKASLLQHMYTQAVKSGSPIHFTANGDIIGESILSPVYDSNGVCTHVFSITRDVTERTNLESQLAYMAYHDVLTGLPNRRLLSEKLQQALRAAQSKEEMVAALYLDCDRFKEINDTWGHDTGDLFLQMLATRLKSSVRDGDIVARLGGDEFVIVLTGIHSERQVEKIANRILLATQEPWMIEERAIPFSTSIGIALYPASASEAEQLLSNADKALYQAKNTGRNRFFFFDHI, from the coding sequence ATGGTGAAGAAACTCGATATTACTACACTTATCAGTCAACATGGTGATATCCTAACCAGTCTATTCGATCATATGTCGGACATGTTCTTTCTCATGGCTGTCGAACAAGATGCGGACGAGGAGTATCAGTTTCGCTATGTCTTGATGAATCCATCCGCTATGCACGTCGCCCAATTGTGCGAGGAAGCATACGGAAAGACGTTTGAGGACGTGTATCCTCATGAAAAAGCCAGCTTATTACAGCACATGTACACACAGGCAGTAAAAAGCGGGAGTCCGATCCACTTTACTGCGAATGGTGACATCATTGGCGAATCCATTCTTTCTCCTGTCTATGATAGCAATGGCGTATGCACGCATGTCTTTTCCATTACCCGCGATGTTACCGAGCGCACAAACCTGGAGTCACAATTGGCCTATATGGCGTATCATGATGTGCTCACGGGATTGCCGAACAGACGCCTACTCTCCGAAAAGCTTCAGCAAGCTCTACGTGCAGCCCAATCAAAAGAGGAGATGGTCGCTGCCCTCTATTTGGACTGTGACCGCTTTAAGGAAATTAACGATACGTGGGGTCATGACACCGGAGATTTGTTTTTGCAAATGTTGGCTACACGCCTCAAGTCATCCGTTCGAGATGGCGATATCGTCGCACGTTTGGGTGGAGACGAGTTTGTCATCGTCCTGACCGGCATACACTCCGAACGTCAGGTTGAAAAAATTGCGAATCGTATCCTGCTTGCGACTCAAGAGCCGTGGATGATCGAGGAGCGAGCCATCCCGTTTTCGACGAGCATAGGCATTGCCCTCTACCCGGCATCTGCAAGCGAAGCCGAACAACTGTTGAGCAATGCAGACAAAGCACTTTATCAAGCCAAAAACACAGGGCGCAATCGCTTCTTTTTCTTTGACCACATTTGA
- a CDS encoding YcdB/YcdC domain-containing protein — MFIKGLSIVLTVATILFGTSGSALAASPEILLKSTAAPAPEEINLPEGAAQIVAALEELEPELKTLTVRTVKLRTGNEVVLYMSHPKDEYVGASLVFDRETGEMLSYNAALEIWNAKGRVTDEVLLQRAEKLFLAVQWSDKRKMTGTPKLSQIEEKRSEIVRFRYIEYPAMLNGLEVDRGILTGIYMITDYEGHLVSLSFHPLDLEDTKVPDPKSALAPEAVIEQLFTPDHFDYGYVQEGSGSKPSIHYAWRTSPFIDAVTGKQIEAPSGLEIVDDGKRNPVYVKNITITPKENSLIVSNRADAEKIVTNLFGTDKKFTNMPYDARNSWGDFVYSWTDRGGVDILLKVDESTGQVINAMDWTRKENLSIPLTREEALKKAIAVLESYASISANEWQVEIFDPYKPAVLADWMMELNQVKERHTDNYSFRFHRLQNGLPVLDHHYWVVIEMKSGQVVYFSPTIPNEEGGLPVLKPSVTAQQAADLAAKNLPLKLSYFWPTYNGKKSPYLQLVYTIDTYKGWPTVDAVSGKFEWSNNLKEVRRP, encoded by the coding sequence ATGTTCATAAAAGGCTTATCAATTGTTCTAACAGTAGCAACGATACTCTTTGGAACAAGTGGATCGGCATTGGCTGCAAGCCCTGAAATCCTCCTGAAAAGCACAGCAGCTCCAGCTCCAGAAGAAATCAACCTCCCGGAAGGCGCCGCTCAAATCGTGGCTGCTTTAGAAGAGCTGGAGCCCGAATTAAAAACGTTGACAGTGCGAACCGTTAAACTGAGGACGGGTAATGAAGTAGTCTTGTACATGAGCCATCCAAAAGATGAGTACGTTGGAGCCTCTCTCGTTTTTGATAGGGAAACCGGGGAAATGCTCAGCTATAACGCAGCCCTGGAAATTTGGAATGCTAAAGGGAGAGTAACGGACGAGGTTTTATTGCAGCGTGCAGAAAAACTTTTTCTCGCCGTACAATGGTCAGATAAACGGAAAATGACAGGTACTCCTAAATTATCGCAAATTGAGGAGAAGCGTTCCGAGATAGTCAGATTTCGGTACATAGAATATCCTGCTATGCTGAATGGTTTGGAAGTAGATAGAGGGATCCTGACTGGCATATACATGATTACGGATTACGAAGGTCATCTTGTAAGTTTGTCTTTTCATCCACTTGATTTGGAAGATACCAAGGTTCCTGATCCAAAATCGGCATTGGCACCAGAAGCCGTCATAGAGCAGTTATTCACCCCCGATCATTTCGACTACGGATATGTTCAGGAAGGGAGCGGCAGCAAACCGAGTATACATTATGCATGGAGAACTTCACCATTTATAGATGCTGTAACAGGAAAGCAGATTGAAGCGCCTAGCGGATTAGAGATCGTAGACGATGGAAAACGAAATCCTGTCTATGTGAAGAACATTACGATCACTCCAAAAGAGAACTCACTTATTGTCTCAAACCGGGCTGATGCAGAGAAAATTGTTACGAATTTGTTTGGAACAGATAAAAAGTTCACGAATATGCCCTATGATGCAAGGAATAGTTGGGGAGACTTCGTTTATTCTTGGACAGATCGTGGTGGGGTGGATATTCTCCTTAAGGTGGACGAATCTACTGGACAGGTTATCAATGCTATGGATTGGACACGAAAGGAAAACCTATCTATTCCATTGACGAGGGAAGAAGCACTAAAAAAAGCGATTGCCGTCCTTGAATCGTATGCTTCGATTTCGGCTAATGAATGGCAAGTAGAGATATTCGATCCATATAAACCTGCGGTGTTGGCCGACTGGATGATGGAATTAAATCAGGTTAAGGAAAGACATACAGATAATTATTCATTCAGGTTTCATAGGCTCCAAAATGGTCTGCCTGTGCTCGATCACCATTATTGGGTCGTGATCGAAATGAAGAGCGGCCAAGTCGTATATTTCTCTCCAACTATACCGAACGAGGAAGGTGGACTTCCAGTACTTAAACCATCTGTGACTGCACAGCAAGCTGCTGATCTGGCAGCAAAGAATCTTCCGCTCAAGCTGTCCTACTTCTGGCCAACCTACAATGGCAAAAAATCTCCTTATCTTCAGCTCGTCTATACAATTGATACTTATAAGGGCTGGCCAACCGTAGATGCAGTAAGCGGGAAGTTTGAATGGAGCAATAACCTAAAAGAAGTAAGGCGACCATAA
- the gatB gene encoding Asp-tRNA(Asn)/Glu-tRNA(Gln) amidotransferase subunit GatB, whose translation MSKYETVIGLEVHAELSTNSKIFCGCPTEFGAPPNTHTCPICLGHPGVLPVTNKQAVEFAMKAALALNCEISRETKFDRKNYFYPDSPKAYQISQFDQPIGYNGWIDIEVNGETKRIGITRLHLEEDAGKLTHSDFGGESLVDFNRVGVPLVEIVSEPDIRTPEEARAYLEKLKAIIQYTEVSDVRMEQGSLRCDANVSIRPYGQEEFGTKAELKNMNSFRNVQMGLEYEVQRQTEVVSSGGKVVQETRRWDEANKKTLTMRSKEEAHDYRYFPDPDLVRMQISEEWIEAVRATIPELPDARQARYVNEFGLSRDDAGVITISKETADFFDETVKTGAEPKLVANWLMVDLLAHLNANNLVFADVKMTPKGLGEMIKLIGDGTISSKIAKTVFKEMVETGKEPKQIVEEKGLVQISDEGALRQIVVDAVNSNPQAVADFKSGNEKAAAFFVGQVMKQTKGKANPGMVNKLIQEVLNSL comes from the coding sequence ATGAGCAAGTACGAAACTGTCATCGGCTTGGAGGTTCACGCCGAGCTATCGACCAACAGTAAAATCTTTTGCGGCTGCCCGACTGAATTTGGTGCACCGCCGAATACACATACATGCCCGATCTGTTTGGGACATCCAGGTGTATTGCCTGTAACGAACAAGCAAGCGGTAGAATTCGCGATGAAAGCAGCACTCGCCCTCAACTGCGAGATTTCCCGCGAGACCAAGTTCGACCGCAAAAACTACTTTTATCCAGACTCGCCAAAAGCGTACCAAATCTCGCAGTTTGACCAGCCGATCGGCTACAATGGCTGGATCGACATCGAAGTAAACGGTGAGACGAAGCGCATTGGGATCACTCGTCTGCATCTGGAAGAGGATGCGGGCAAGCTGACGCACAGCGATTTTGGCGGAGAGTCTCTCGTAGACTTCAACCGCGTCGGGGTACCGCTCGTCGAGATCGTTTCTGAGCCAGACATCCGCACACCGGAAGAAGCGCGTGCGTATCTGGAAAAGCTGAAAGCGATCATTCAGTACACGGAAGTATCTGACGTTCGCATGGAACAAGGCTCCCTGCGTTGCGACGCTAACGTTTCCATCCGCCCGTATGGTCAAGAAGAGTTCGGAACCAAGGCTGAGCTGAAAAACATGAACTCCTTCCGCAACGTGCAAATGGGCTTGGAGTACGAGGTACAGCGTCAGACGGAGGTAGTTTCTTCCGGTGGCAAGGTCGTTCAGGAAACTCGTCGTTGGGACGAAGCGAACAAGAAGACGTTGACCATGCGTTCCAAAGAGGAAGCGCACGACTATCGTTACTTCCCAGACCCGGATCTGGTTCGCATGCAGATTTCCGAGGAGTGGATTGAAGCGGTTCGCGCAACCATTCCAGAGCTGCCAGATGCTCGTCAGGCGCGCTATGTGAACGAGTTTGGCCTGTCTCGGGATGATGCCGGAGTCATTACGATCTCCAAGGAGACGGCTGATTTCTTTGATGAGACTGTGAAAACAGGAGCAGAGCCAAAGTTAGTAGCGAACTGGCTGATGGTTGACCTGTTGGCACACCTCAATGCCAATAATCTGGTGTTTGCTGATGTGAAAATGACACCAAAAGGCTTGGGTGAGATGATCAAGCTGATCGGGGACGGAACCATTTCCTCCAAAATCGCCAAAACTGTCTTCAAAGAGATGGTGGAGACCGGCAAAGAGCCGAAGCAGATCGTCGAAGAAAAAGGACTCGTCCAAATCAGCGATGAAGGCGCTCTGCGTCAAATCGTCGTCGATGCGGTCAATTCCAACCCACAAGCCGTGGCAGACTTCAAGTCCGGAAACGAAAAAGCAGCTGCTTTCTTCGTTGGACAGGTCATGAAGCAAACCAAAGGCAAGGCAAACCCTGGAATGGTCAACAAGTTGATTCAGGAAGTATTGAACAGCCTGTAG
- a CDS encoding CamS family sex pheromone protein, with product MKVKFLTGCRFLTAVLLVMALTGCSLIPGGKDKAPEPTTPSLSEVVEVSEDYYGSITPYQPNQTRGMLADTKYRIDFSHLELGLMEFARETFPTSDYYFQEGQVIKKEQVTQWIAQEKTAGANGKKKNGILVHVLEHDYLSKKDKSLAGMVLGLSLSPNYQDATGQDKVYTTQELQAKGQQVAARIVQSVRGTSPEVPILVLMYQVPEANSTLVPGHFIMSGTVGANEAAISKWLPIEEEYFLFPSPEVEQKYPEQSLQYDKLMRQSKGYFPEYIGMTGLGRFMDGKLTEITITATAEYDSRTEVLQFTQFAAGSINQLFDKSVHVNLYVQSMNKPLSLYIRPTSGEPYMHIYRQ from the coding sequence ATGAAAGTGAAGTTTTTGACAGGATGCAGGTTCTTGACAGCTGTACTTCTTGTGATGGCATTGACTGGCTGCTCGTTGATACCTGGGGGCAAGGACAAAGCTCCTGAGCCTACTACACCGTCCTTGTCGGAGGTAGTGGAAGTATCCGAGGATTACTACGGCAGCATTACCCCGTACCAGCCAAACCAGACACGAGGAATGCTTGCTGATACGAAATATCGCATCGATTTCAGCCACCTTGAATTAGGCCTAATGGAGTTCGCTCGGGAGACATTCCCGACGTCCGATTATTATTTCCAAGAAGGTCAAGTGATTAAAAAAGAGCAAGTCACCCAGTGGATCGCACAGGAAAAGACGGCTGGGGCAAACGGGAAAAAGAAAAACGGAATTCTCGTGCACGTATTGGAGCATGATTACCTGAGCAAGAAGGATAAGAGCCTGGCTGGCATGGTGTTGGGCTTGTCGCTTTCGCCGAACTATCAGGATGCAACCGGCCAGGACAAGGTGTACACGACGCAAGAACTGCAAGCAAAAGGCCAGCAGGTCGCAGCTCGTATCGTGCAGTCTGTGCGCGGTACCAGTCCGGAAGTTCCGATCCTGGTTTTGATGTATCAAGTACCGGAGGCGAATTCTACTCTGGTGCCGGGGCACTTCATCATGTCAGGAACAGTAGGGGCGAATGAAGCAGCGATCTCAAAGTGGCTGCCGATCGAAGAGGAATATTTCCTGTTCCCAAGTCCAGAGGTTGAGCAGAAATACCCAGAGCAGTCGTTGCAGTACGACAAGCTGATGCGCCAATCCAAGGGCTATTTCCCTGAATATATCGGGATGACGGGTCTGGGACGTTTCATGGACGGTAAGCTCACGGAAATCACGATTACCGCCACGGCAGAGTATGATTCCAGAACAGAGGTATTGCAGTTTACGCAATTTGCAGCAGGAAGCATTAATCAGCTCTTCGACAAAAGCGTTCACGTGAACCTGTACGTACAGTCGATGAACAAACCATTGTCGCTCTACATTCGACCGACAAGTGGTGAGCCGTATATGCATATTTACAGACAATAA
- a CDS encoding MraY family glycosyltransferase: MFVGLLLVSTFFAGAQKTVAVLAVGGAILVVIGWVDDTYKSKKKEFPALPKLMVQLLVATMTFLMDIRFRGINFMWLGGEEGMYVSFPILVSLMMTVLWIVGLINMVNFLDGVDGLAAGATVISAVTLFFLSMLKGQELTALLAVALAGAALAFLRFNFYPAKIFMGDAGSMFLGFALGVISLEGTMKGATLISLVVTVLAVGLPIIDTVQVMISRLLAGSPMYQADRRHVHHRLMSRGLSTKQTVIILYVVSLLFSVLAVFLFYSQ, encoded by the coding sequence ATGTTCGTCGGTCTCTTGTTGGTGTCAACTTTTTTTGCAGGGGCGCAAAAAACCGTTGCAGTTTTGGCAGTTGGAGGGGCTATACTGGTGGTCATTGGATGGGTAGACGATACCTACAAATCGAAGAAAAAAGAGTTTCCGGCACTGCCGAAGCTGATGGTGCAGTTATTGGTAGCGACGATGACATTCCTCATGGATATTCGCTTTCGGGGAATCAATTTCATGTGGCTGGGGGGAGAGGAAGGGATGTATGTCTCATTTCCAATCCTGGTTTCTCTGATGATGACCGTGCTGTGGATCGTCGGCTTGATCAATATGGTGAATTTTTTGGATGGGGTGGACGGACTTGCTGCCGGTGCTACCGTGATCTCAGCGGTGACCTTGTTCTTTTTGTCGATGCTCAAGGGTCAAGAATTAACGGCATTATTGGCAGTTGCACTGGCAGGTGCTGCACTCGCTTTTCTACGCTTTAATTTCTATCCGGCGAAAATTTTTATGGGTGATGCGGGATCGATGTTTTTGGGATTCGCTCTCGGTGTGATTTCGTTGGAAGGAACGATGAAAGGGGCTACGCTCATTTCATTAGTTGTGACTGTGCTGGCAGTAGGCTTACCCATAATAGACACTGTACAGGTCATGATCAGTCGGCTTTTGGCAGGTTCCCCCATGTACCAAGCGGATCGTCGACATGTTCATCATCGGCTCATGTCCCGGGGGTTGTCTACGAAGCAGACGGTCATCATTCTGTATGTGGTGAGTTTGCTGTTCTCCGTCTTGGCAGTGTTTTTGTTTTACAGTCAATAA
- the gatA gene encoding Asp-tRNA(Asn)/Glu-tRNA(Gln) amidotransferase subunit GatA has protein sequence MSLFDKRLSEIHSALRAKEISVTDLVQASIASIKEHDGEIKSVLHVDEEGALAHARQLDERLVKGNEELGLLYGLPAGLKDNLVTKDVRTTCASKFLANYDPVHDGTVSKKVKDADAVIVAKLNMDEFAMGGSNENSGFFPAKNPWNTDYVPGGSSGGSAAAMAARHFYFTLGSDTGGSIRQPAAFCGVVGLKPTYGRVSRFGLVAFASSLDQIGPVTKNVEDSAYVLQAIAGHDEYDSTSANVDVPDYLSALTGDVKGLRIGVPKELIGEGIDPEVRDAVLAALKQLESMGATWSEVSMPHTEYAVPAYYLLSSSEASSNLARFDGVRYGVRADNAANLIELYKESRSQGFGPEVKRRIMLGTYALSSGYYDAYYKKAQQVRTLIIQDFNNIFADYDVILHPTTPSTAFKVGENVDDPVKMYLEDICTVPVNLAGLPAISVPCGFSKNGLPIGLQIVGRAFDESTVLRVAHAYEQTAGFYGRKPEWVRG, from the coding sequence GTGTCGCTGTTTGACAAGCGATTGTCTGAGATACATAGCGCCCTGCGCGCAAAAGAGATTTCGGTAACGGATCTGGTGCAGGCTTCCATCGCTAGCATCAAGGAGCATGACGGAGAAATCAAATCCGTCCTGCATGTAGATGAAGAGGGAGCCTTGGCTCATGCCCGTCAATTGGACGAGCGTCTGGTCAAGGGAAATGAGGAGCTGGGTCTTCTCTACGGCTTGCCTGCCGGACTGAAGGACAACCTGGTTACAAAAGATGTTCGCACGACTTGCGCGAGCAAATTTTTGGCGAACTACGATCCTGTCCATGACGGAACTGTTTCCAAAAAGGTGAAGGATGCCGATGCGGTCATCGTTGCGAAGCTGAACATGGACGAGTTTGCGATGGGCGGCTCCAACGAAAATTCCGGCTTTTTCCCGGCGAAAAACCCGTGGAACACCGACTACGTTCCGGGAGGCTCTTCCGGTGGCTCAGCGGCGGCAATGGCTGCGCGTCATTTTTATTTCACACTAGGTTCTGATACAGGTGGCTCCATCCGTCAGCCTGCTGCTTTTTGTGGCGTTGTCGGCTTGAAGCCTACGTATGGACGTGTATCCCGTTTCGGTCTGGTTGCGTTCGCGTCCTCGCTGGATCAAATCGGGCCGGTGACGAAAAACGTAGAGGATTCCGCCTATGTGCTGCAAGCAATTGCGGGACATGATGAATACGACTCTACCTCTGCCAATGTGGACGTACCGGATTACTTGTCCGCATTGACTGGAGATGTAAAAGGACTGCGTATCGGGGTACCGAAAGAGTTGATCGGAGAAGGGATTGACCCTGAGGTTCGCGATGCTGTTCTGGCAGCATTGAAGCAGTTGGAGAGCATGGGTGCTACATGGAGCGAGGTTTCCATGCCGCATACAGAATACGCAGTGCCAGCTTACTACCTCTTGTCTTCGTCTGAAGCTTCGTCCAACCTGGCTCGTTTTGACGGCGTACGTTATGGTGTGCGTGCAGACAATGCGGCAAACCTGATCGAGCTGTACAAGGAATCTCGCAGCCAAGGCTTTGGCCCAGAAGTGAAGCGCCGCATCATGCTCGGAACCTACGCGCTCTCTTCTGGTTATTACGATGCTTACTACAAAAAGGCGCAGCAGGTACGCACCTTGATCATTCAGGACTTCAACAACATTTTTGCTGACTACGATGTCATCCTGCACCCAACTACGCCTTCTACGGCTTTCAAAGTAGGCGAAAACGTAGATGATCCGGTGAAAATGTATCTGGAGGATATTTGTACCGTTCCTGTAAACCTGGCTGGTCTGCCAGCAATCAGCGTGCCGTGCGGATTCTCCAAAAACGGTCTGCCGATCGGCTTGCAGATCGTAGGTCGTGCATTTGACGAATCCACCGTATTGCGCGTAGCCCATGCGTATGAGCAAACAGCAGGCTTCTACGGCCGCAAACCGGAATGGGTGAGGGGGTAA
- the pruA gene encoding L-glutamate gamma-semialdehyde dehydrogenase: protein MQVEFKNEAFTNFSLPENKKAFEEALAKVESELGREYPLIIGGERITTEKKSNSFNPSNKEQVVGVVSQADQALAEKAIQTAASTFETWKKVPAQARSRYLYKAAAILRRRKHEFSAWLVKEAGKSWAEADADTAEAIDFMEYYGRQMDKLSQRHDLPRIPDEDNELYYVPLGVGIVIPPWNFPLAIMVGMTTAALVAGNTVVLKPASTTPVIAAKFMEILEDAGVPAGVVNFVPGSGSQIGDYLVEHNLTRFISFTGSRDVGLRINELAAKHRPGQKWMKRLVAEMGGKDSIVVDNDCDIELAAQSIVASAFGFSGQKCSACSRAIVHQDVYDQVLGRVVELTKQLTVGDIRTNDFYTGPVVDEKAYNKILEYIEIGKTEGKLVAGGEKGPESGYFIMPTVFADVDPQARIMQEEIFGPVVAFAKANDFDHAMEIANNTEYGLTGAVISRNRENLERAREEFHVGNLYFNRKCTGALVGVHPFGGFNMSGTDSKAGGPDYLLLFTQAKMVSEKL from the coding sequence ATGCAAGTGGAATTCAAAAACGAGGCGTTTACCAATTTTAGTCTGCCAGAAAATAAAAAGGCATTTGAAGAAGCGCTCGCTAAGGTAGAAAGTGAGCTTGGCCGCGAGTATCCGCTTATCATCGGCGGAGAACGCATCACAACGGAAAAGAAATCCAACTCCTTCAACCCTTCTAATAAAGAACAAGTAGTGGGCGTTGTTTCCCAGGCTGACCAAGCACTGGCTGAGAAAGCGATCCAAACAGCTGCTAGCACTTTCGAAACATGGAAAAAGGTGCCTGCACAAGCACGTTCCCGCTATCTGTATAAAGCAGCAGCAATCCTGCGTCGCCGTAAGCATGAGTTCTCTGCTTGGCTCGTAAAAGAAGCAGGAAAAAGCTGGGCAGAGGCTGACGCTGACACAGCAGAAGCAATCGACTTCATGGAATACTATGGCCGTCAAATGGATAAGCTGTCCCAGCGCCATGACTTGCCACGTATCCCGGATGAGGACAACGAATTGTACTACGTTCCACTCGGTGTAGGTATCGTTATCCCGCCTTGGAACTTCCCTCTGGCGATCATGGTTGGTATGACGACAGCAGCTCTCGTAGCGGGTAACACTGTCGTATTGAAGCCTGCTTCTACCACTCCAGTAATCGCTGCGAAATTCATGGAGATTCTCGAAGACGCTGGCGTACCAGCTGGTGTTGTAAACTTCGTACCAGGTTCCGGTAGCCAAATCGGAGATTACCTCGTAGAGCACAACCTGACTCGTTTCATCAGCTTCACAGGTTCCCGTGACGTAGGTCTGCGTATCAACGAACTGGCTGCGAAACATCGTCCAGGTCAAAAATGGATGAAGCGTCTGGTTGCTGAAATGGGCGGTAAAGACTCCATCGTTGTTGACAACGACTGCGATATCGAGTTGGCTGCACAGTCCATCGTGGCTTCTGCATTCGGTTTCTCTGGTCAAAAATGTTCCGCTTGCTCCCGTGCTATCGTTCACCAAGACGTGTACGACCAAGTACTGGGCCGCGTAGTAGAGCTGACCAAACAACTGACTGTGGGCGACATCAGAACTAACGATTTCTACACAGGTCCTGTGGTTGACGAGAAAGCATACAACAAAATCCTCGAGTACATCGAGATTGGTAAAACAGAAGGCAAACTAGTTGCGGGTGGCGAAAAAGGTCCAGAATCCGGCTACTTCATCATGCCAACTGTATTTGCAGATGTAGATCCACAAGCTCGCATCATGCAAGAAGAAATCTTTGGCCCAGTGGTAGCGTTCGCGAAAGCCAACGATTTCGATCATGCAATGGAAATCGCGAACAACACCGAGTACGGCTTGACTGGCGCTGTCATCAGCCGCAACCGTGAGAACCTGGAGCGCGCTCGCGAAGAGTTCCACGTAGGTAACCTGTACTTCAACCGCAAGTGCACAGGCGCTTTGGTGGGCGTACATCCATTCGGAGGCTTCAACATGTCCGGTACTGACTCCAAAGCGGGTGGACCAGACTATCTCCTGCTCTTCACACAAGCAAAAATGGTTTCCGAAAAACTGTAA
- the asd gene encoding archaetidylserine decarboxylase (Phosphatidylserine decarboxylase is synthesized as a single chain precursor. Generation of the pyruvoyl active site from a Ser is coupled to cleavage of a Gly-Ser bond between the larger (beta) and smaller (alpha chains). It is an integral membrane protein.), producing MGKKLLPGLIHRLPQNAMSRTMGKITATPFSRLAIQRYIKHYQIDTSIIEKPASEYRTLKEFFSRRLKPAARPIAPGPDTIVSPVDGTVSQLGDICEGTLIQAKGKEFNVIELLGGSEEEAKRYYGGKFITIYLSPRDYHRIHMPVTGDLSCYCYLPGRLYPVNQLGIENVDRLFARNERLVTHIKTDSLGDMALVKVGALFVGSVKVCYNTATTNIKHGRQTHEKIAGTPRYEKGAELGWFEFGSTVILLLESNELEWATGIEKGKSLLMGQALAKKKPE from the coding sequence ATGGGCAAAAAGCTGCTCCCAGGTCTCATTCATCGCTTGCCACAAAACGCGATGTCACGGACTATGGGCAAAATTACCGCTACTCCCTTTAGTCGATTAGCCATTCAACGATACATAAAGCACTATCAAATTGATACGTCCATCATAGAAAAGCCAGCTTCGGAATACCGCACGCTGAAGGAGTTTTTTTCCCGGCGCCTGAAGCCCGCAGCGAGACCGATTGCACCTGGCCCAGATACCATTGTCAGCCCGGTAGATGGAACCGTTTCGCAGTTGGGAGATATTTGCGAAGGTACCTTGATCCAAGCAAAGGGAAAAGAGTTCAATGTGATTGAGCTGTTGGGCGGTTCGGAGGAAGAGGCCAAGCGTTACTATGGTGGTAAATTTATCACTATTTATTTGAGTCCAAGGGACTACCACCGGATTCATATGCCAGTAACGGGCGATTTGAGCTGTTACTGTTATTTGCCTGGCAGACTCTATCCAGTTAACCAACTCGGGATTGAAAACGTAGACCGTTTGTTTGCCCGCAATGAACGTTTGGTAACTCACATCAAAACAGATAGCCTGGGCGACATGGCTTTGGTAAAAGTAGGAGCCTTGTTTGTAGGCAGCGTGAAGGTTTGCTACAACACAGCTACCACGAATATCAAACACGGTCGTCAAACCCACGAGAAGATTGCTGGGACACCTCGTTATGAAAAAGGGGCGGAGCTGGGCTGGTTCGAATTTGGATCAACCGTCATTTTGCTGTTGGAGTCCAACGAGCTCGAATGGGCAACAGGCATTGAAAAAGGCAAGTCTCTCTTGATGGGGCAGGCGCTCGCGAAAAAGAAGCCAGAATAA
- the gatC gene encoding Asp-tRNA(Asn)/Glu-tRNA(Gln) amidotransferase subunit GatC, whose amino-acid sequence MSAITRKEVEHVANLARLQLTEEEAERYTKDLNAILDFAAKLNELDTSNIEPTSHATDVKNVMREDVNRPSLPREDVLKNAPDHEDGQFKVPAVFE is encoded by the coding sequence ATGAGTGCCATTACTCGCAAAGAAGTAGAACACGTAGCTAATTTGGCCCGTTTGCAGCTCACTGAGGAAGAAGCGGAGCGGTACACAAAAGACCTGAATGCGATTCTTGATTTTGCAGCCAAGCTGAATGAGCTCGATACATCCAATATTGAGCCAACCAGCCATGCGACAGACGTGAAAAACGTCATGCGCGAAGACGTAAACAGACCGTCCCTGCCGCGTGAAGACGTGCTGAAAAACGCACCAGATCACGAAGACGGGCAGTTTAAAGTACCGGCTGTATTCGAATAA